The following coding sequences are from one Triticum aestivum cultivar Chinese Spring chromosome 5A, IWGSC CS RefSeq v2.1, whole genome shotgun sequence window:
- the LOC123105035 gene encoding EEF1A lysine methyltransferase 1, translating to MASGAEEEGRERREAGEEEEEDYEERPQLSAAAAGALREFLEEQRRQERDEGEKGGGEGVELVAEDWRLSQFWYDEGTARGLAEEVARLASGLPAGGAAVACVACPTLYAYLRKSSPDVPARLLEYDERFGQYGDDFAFYDYNQPEALPPAMKHAFSVVVADPPYLSQECLEKVAKTVSFLARPQGSFLLLLTGEVQKDRALELLNVRPCGFKPQHSNKLGNVFRLFTNYDPVDRLGGWDQSDGAPI from the exons ATGGCGAGCGGCGCGGaggaggaggggagagagaggcgggaggccggggaggaggaggaggaagactacGAGGAGCGGCCGCAGctgagcgcggcggcggcgggggcactGCGGGAGTTCCTGGAGGAGCAGCGACGGCAGGAGCGGGacgaaggggaaaaggggggaggagaaggggtGGAGCTGGTGGCGGAGGACTGGCGGCTGAGCCAGTTCTGGTACGACGAGGGCACGGCGCGGGGGCTTGCCGAGGAGGTCGCCCGCCTCGCCTCCGGCCTGCCtgccggcggcgccgccgtggCCTGCGTCGCGTGCCCCACGCTCTACGCCTACCTCAGGAAGAGCAGCCCGGATGTACCCGCGCGGCTGCTCGAGTACGACGAGCGGTTCGGGCAGTACGGCGACGACTTCGCCTTCTACGACTACAACCAGCCGGAGGCGCTGCCGCCCGCCATGAAGCACGCCTTCAGCGTCGTTGTCGCGGACCCTCCTTACCTG AGTCAGGAGTGCTTGGAGAAGGTTGCCAAGACGGTCTCCTTCCTCGCACGGCCTCAAGGCTCATTCCTGCTGTTACTCACAG GCGAAGTTCAGAAGGACCGCGCGCTGGAGCTCTTAAACGTGCGCCCCTGCGGTTTCAAGCCTCAGCACTCGAACAAACTGGGGAATGTGTTCCGGCTGTTCACGAATTATGACCCGGTAGACAGACTTGGTGGCTGGGATCAGAGCGATGGCGCCCCCATTTAG
- the LOC123105037 gene encoding universal stress protein YxiE isoform X1, with protein MWSIQAAIARHQAGLTASELVVMEESTGQAAAAASDAAPGAGGAEAAGGMKVVVAVDASEESLHALSWALDNVVRLHPGASVAVVHAQHSVDHFVYPVAAHAGLAYAPPTALDSMRRAQEENSRRAVARALDVCRQKQASATAAVVEGDPKEAICEAVEEMRADLLVLGSRGLGMVKRALLGSVSDYLAHHACCPVLIVKPPNKAHHK; from the exons ATGTGGTCGATCCAGGCAGCGATCGCTAGGCACCAAGCCGGTCTCACCGCGAGCGAGCTCGTCGTCATGGAGGAGAGCACTGgtcaggccgcggcggcggccagcGACGCGGCGCCTGGGGCCGGAGGCGCGGAGGCCGCGGGCGGGAtgaaggtggtggtggcggtggacgCGAGCGAGGAGAGCCTGCACGCGCTGTCGTGGGCGCTCGACAACGTCGTCCGCCTCCACCCCGGCGCGTCCGTCGCCGTCGTCCACGCCCAGCACAGCGTCGACCACTTCGTCTACCCCGTCGCCGCCCACG CAGGCCTGGCCTACGCCCCGCCGACGGCGTTGGACTCCATGCGGAGGGCGCAGGAGGAGAACTCCCGGAGGGCGGTGGCCCGCGCGCTGGACGTGTGCAGGCAGAAGCAGGCGAGCGccacggcggcggtggtggagggcGACCCCAAGGAGGCCATCTGCGAGGCCGTGGAGGAGATGCGCGCCGACCTGCTCGTCCTCGGCAGCCGCGGCCTCGGCATGGTCAAGAG GGCGTTGCTGGGCAGCGTGAGCGACTACCTCGCCCATCACGCGTGCTGCCCCGTCCTCATCGTCAAGCCGCCCAACAAGGCGCACCACAAGTGA
- the LOC123105037 gene encoding universal stress protein A-like protein isoform X2: MWSIQAAIARHQAGLTASELVVMEESTGQAAAAASDAAPGAGGAEAAGGMKVVVAVDASEESLHALSWALDNVVRLHPGASVAVVHAQHSVDHFVYPVAAHGLAYAPPTALDSMRRAQEENSRRAVARALDVCRQKQASATAAVVEGDPKEAICEAVEEMRADLLVLGSRGLGMVKRALLGSVSDYLAHHACCPVLIVKPPNKAHHK, from the exons ATGTGGTCGATCCAGGCAGCGATCGCTAGGCACCAAGCCGGTCTCACCGCGAGCGAGCTCGTCGTCATGGAGGAGAGCACTGgtcaggccgcggcggcggccagcGACGCGGCGCCTGGGGCCGGAGGCGCGGAGGCCGCGGGCGGGAtgaaggtggtggtggcggtggacgCGAGCGAGGAGAGCCTGCACGCGCTGTCGTGGGCGCTCGACAACGTCGTCCGCCTCCACCCCGGCGCGTCCGTCGCCGTCGTCCACGCCCAGCACAGCGTCGACCACTTCGTCTACCCCGTCGCCGCCCACG GCCTGGCCTACGCCCCGCCGACGGCGTTGGACTCCATGCGGAGGGCGCAGGAGGAGAACTCCCGGAGGGCGGTGGCCCGCGCGCTGGACGTGTGCAGGCAGAAGCAGGCGAGCGccacggcggcggtggtggagggcGACCCCAAGGAGGCCATCTGCGAGGCCGTGGAGGAGATGCGCGCCGACCTGCTCGTCCTCGGCAGCCGCGGCCTCGGCATGGTCAAGAG GGCGTTGCTGGGCAGCGTGAGCGACTACCTCGCCCATCACGCGTGCTGCCCCGTCCTCATCGTCAAGCCGCCCAACAAGGCGCACCACAAGTGA